A genomic window from Solanum stenotomum isolate F172 chromosome 10, ASM1918654v1, whole genome shotgun sequence includes:
- the LOC125842783 gene encoding serine/arginine-rich splicing factor RS2Z33-like: MGVTSEEKVELAAFQLKGVAQIEEKKLKGRYREKKRFGDDDNSPHVRSDGHGHPKHRQRFSEQDSSNAPKYSEDRVSNPKPQGISSESLWPTCARCGKRHEGRCLAGMEGCFSCGESGHVIRNCPKMKAKGTNVKQFALSGSDANAPRKNRFYAHQARGEQEYPPDETISMCFMLY, translated from the exons ATGGGGGTTACTTCGGAGGAGAAGGTCGAATTGGCCGCTTTCCAACTCAAAGgggttgctcaa ATTGAAGAGAAGAAACTAAAAGGGAGATATAGGGAGAAAAAGAGGTTTGGAGATGATGATAATTCCCCTCATGTAAGATCTGATGGACATGGTCATCCTAAGCatcgacaaaggttttccgaGCAAGACtcctccaatgctcctaagTATAGtgaagatagggtgtctaaccctaaaccacaaGGAATAAGTAGTGAATCACTATGGCCTACTTGTGCTAGATGTGGAAAAAGACATGAGGGTAGGTGTTTGGCCGGAATGGagggttgctttagttgtggtgaAAGTGGCCACGTGATAAGGAATTGTCCAAAAATGAAGGCTAAGGGAACAAATGTTAAGCAATTTGCTCTTAGTGGTTCGGATGCGAATGCTCCAAGGAAAAATAGGTTCTATGCTCACCAAGCTAGAGGTGAACAAGAATACCCTCCGGATGAGACTATCagtatgtgttttatgctttattag